TTTCTCTTCCTATCAAATTTCTTATGTTCCTCAATCATTCTGTAAGCTTGGTAATAAGATTTGTGATATATTATGTTTAGGTTCATGCTGCAAGGCTAAGAGGCTCCCAAGAAGATGTAGTTATAAAGATCTTGAAACCCGGAATAGAAGATATGTTGGTTGCAGATCTAAATTTTATCTACATTGTAGTCCGCATTTTGGAATTCTTGAGTCCTGACATAAGCCGCGCTTCATTGGTATGTGGACATAAATTTCTGCAGTTGTAACAATTGACTTTGACTCTTATTGTGGATGACAAGCATAACCATACTAATTATTTTCGTACTCTTTAAATCATTTACACTGCCAATTTCTTTAGTTACAAGTTTTATTCTGTGAAAGCACAAACATTTAAGCTGATTATGTAATTATTAGTGTCCTTTGGACTCTATGAGTAGTGAAATAATTTGGGACAATGTCAGCATCTTTGGTGCTTGTTCTTCTATCCTGCCTTAGTCGAAAGAATAAATGTCCATTTAGTATGCATTCATATGTTGCGAAATGATGGTGGATAGAAGTTTCCTTTGTAATCTGTAGAAGTTTCCTTTGTAATCTGTTCATCGTTTCAGTAGGTTGGTATTGTGCAAGATATACGGGAGTCCATGCTTGAAGAAGTTGATTTCTATAAGGAGGCTGCAAACATTGAGTCCTTTAGGAGATATTTAGAAGCCATGGGACTCACAAGGCAGGCTACGGCTCCAAAAGTGTATCACCAATGCAGCAGCAAACGAGTTTTAACAATGGAGAGGCTATACGGAGTTCCTCTTACTGACTTAAACAGTATAAGTTCCTTTGTCTCTAATCCGGAGACCAGTCTCATAACTGCCCTTAATGTGTGGTAGGACTTGAATATTTTATCCACCATTCAGGTGCTTGTAGTTTTTGTGTTCATTTATTTGTCAAAATTTTTACCTTGTCGCTTGTTATGAAATGTCTCTGTAGGTTTGGCAGTTTGCTTGCCTGTGAAAGCTTCCACGCAGATGTGCATGCAGGCAACCTGTGGTTGTTGCGAGATGGCCGCATTGGGTTTCTTGATTTTGGTATTCATATATCTTCATGCACCAATTGTACTCATTGCTTACTTATAGTTCTAATTGTctgtcggttttttttttttaatgtttcagTTGCTTATACAATATCTGCACATATGACTAAACGTTTATaccttatataatatatactatGCAGAAAAAGACTTGCCTCATGTTTGTTCTTTAACAACTTGCATAGTTCCATGATGCAGTACCTACCATTTGCTTGAAAGTTTTAGAAGTTCTCTGTATTTGTCCAACCTTTCAAATGTTATTGAAGTATTTTTGCCTGCGTTTGACTTAAATTTACAGGAATCGTTGGCCGTATATCCCCGAAAACATGGGGTGCCATGGAAATCTTTCTGGCATCAATTGCAACTGAAGAATATGAATCAATGGCATCTGCACTGATTGAAATGGGTGCTACAGACACAAATGTTGATACTAAGGCCTTTGCAAGAGACTTGGAAAAGATGTTCTCATCAATAAAGGCAAGCATTAAATTCAGGAGTTTGCTAATTGTGTTTTGGTTTCCAAAAAGGTTAATTTTTCGGTCTGTACTTGTTCTGAGACTATTTCAGAGCTAAGGGAAATTCGTGTTTAGCAGAATGGTGCAGCCAAAAGATAACCCTATTTCCTTGCCCTTAAATGTTGTGCTGTTTAAAAGAATTCAAACTGAAAGAGGTGTGTTGAATCGGAAGGGGCAATAGCCGGATTTAGAATATAGAAAGGAAGTGGCTAAATCAGCTTATTGATAACAATCGCATTTGCTTCTTACAACTCCTCATGTGCAGGATTTGGATACTGAAGTAGTCATAGCAACTGCCAGGGAACCATCTACGAATGCAACTGCTGTCTCTGCTAATCTAGTTGTTGATGAGAGACAAATGAATGCACTTTTTCTCGATGTGGTACGCTGTTGACTCCCTTTAGGTTTACATGCCTGCATGATTTAGCGCTACTTCTGTAGCTTATGCCATCTTTTGACAAATTGTTCTGACGCCATGAACTGCTCGCATGTTCCTATTTCAGGTTCGGGTTAGTGAATCATATGGATTGAAATTTCCACGAGAGTTTGCACTTCTCCTGAAGCAGCTTTTGTATTTTGATCGGTACACCCGTTTGTTGGCCCCGAACTTGAATATGCTCCAAGACCAAAGGATTTCCATCGCTTCTAATCGAAGAACCAACTACAGGAACAATTTCAGATGAACCTAGGAAGTGCAGATGCAGCTTCTTGTAGGTTGTGTAAATGTAAATAAAAAGTTCTCCAGCATTCGGAGTTACATTCAATAGGAACGATATCGAGAACAAGAAGAATACTGTACTCTAAACCATACGAAAGCAAAGCGTGTATCGTTTTATGTATGGAATTGATCATATCAGATTCTTCTCCTATTTTATGTATGGTTTTATGTATAGTTGCACAGGATATGTTGcatataaacaaataaacgaAATAGAAATCCCTGGTAAACTTGTATATACACACAACGATCGAAAACTTGATTTCTACATCTAACATATACTCACTCATGGGAAACTATATCAGAAAGAACTCCTTTCGCGACAAATTTTCGAGTCCTAACATGTAGATATGGCAAAAATAAGGCAACGTCTCTGTTCGAATCACTTCCCGGAAACCTTTGCTTCCGTCAGGGTTCTATTCGCTTTCTCCAACTTTGCAATGCTTCAGGGTCCGGTAAGTGAGACGAATAAGTTCTTCCATTTGAGAAGAATCCTCGGAGCTTCGTATTATCATACTCTGAGAAATCTGTTGGTTCCTTGAGTTCAAGGTTATCTCTGCAAAGGGTATGAGCTTCTCCCTGTCTGAGATGATCCAGACCCTCTAATCACTTGGCTTGGCGAAGCGTAGCCCATGAGTCGATGAAGTGGTGAACTCGACTTTGCTGGCAGCTCCTTGATTTCTGAGGATAACGATGGTCTTGCTGACACATATGTTTCAATTGGATTCTTATCTTTGTTCTGAGACTCTCTCAAAACAAGCTCCTTCCTCTGTCTCATTTGATCCAATGAACTATATGACATATTCCGGTCTTCTGAATTGCCTCGGGGAGAGTTGGAGGGTGCGAGAGCTCCAGGATCACCGTCAGTAGAGTAACCGTTGTAGTAAGAGGGTCCGTAACCATAATCATCAGAACATGAAACAGTATCCGCATGTTGAGCCAAGTTACCGCCATTAGAT
This region of Malus domestica chromosome 07, GDT2T_hap1 genomic DNA includes:
- the LOC103432974 gene encoding uncharacterized aarF domain-containing protein kinase At5g05200, chloroplastic, coding for MAVSMVSAVRGGRLPALHRHHRHHRRQMIPSSSSSSIIGSWGSLKSSKQLNCSSNSRGFTLFARYSQAQDLYSSRLQDRFEDLPKLVEDILQTSVSTGPRGALRMVQGIQAFIGVGGEWLADVSKSANSSAGLPTQLQLGLVSPLYLRRLFERMGATYVKLGQFIASAPTLFPPEYVEEFQNCFDRTPAVPFAEIQAILRQELGRPIDSVYEYVDPTPLASASIAQVHAARLRGSQEDVVIKILKPGIEDMLVADLNFIYIVVRILEFLSPDISRASLVGIVQDIRESMLEEVDFYKEAANIESFRRYLEAMGLTRQATAPKVYHQCSSKRVLTMERLYGVPLTDLNSISSFVSNPETSLITALNVWFGSLLACESFHADVHAGNLWLLRDGRIGFLDFGIVGRISPKTWGAMEIFLASIATEEYESMASALIEMGATDTNVDTKAFARDLEKMFSSIKDLDTEVVIATAREPSTNATAVSANLVVDERQMNALFLDVVRVSESYGLKFPREFALLLKQLLYFDRYTRLLAPNLNMLQDQRISIASNRRTNYRNNFR